A stretch of Imperialibacter roseus DNA encodes these proteins:
- a CDS encoding PKD domain-containing protein, whose protein sequence is MRIFRYISPSIKWLRLGLLLIALLFYNSSRGQVSVSNRNIPIDIHTDAIFFIPGSYTDNSTDGDGKIILAGTLIVNGDISNNGATTLIAKPANPGTQYLTGTGDQTLAVGTADTTYLANFILSKPSGSFILPFKKNVLFGQKLTFSSGKISLVNSQVYLKYGGALVSESLASRFTGIGFVSAKVPAVTTDTENLNIAGMGLIVDIGSDGMGASVVTRYHIPAGIKRFDVANDATILKYFEITFGEEAGIFDNMTFNFFSGTEEMNSLGSSALAVYTSSDNGSSWLMLDAVVPSGSSSITNSDVKFEPNSTNLIVVAETCDNDHKPKAVPTSNNESALIQEGNTTIKVCYGGELDLSSTADYHHWIVNGVVIPSSSVDTYIFDLTDPLTDGAKITLFERNNRGCEKAIEYTINVLSLPIADFSHSPENDQSCYGADMRFLNESLPVESGTDFDLVAWYWDFKDNDITSTLEEPTHVFSDTGKFAVTLVTENRFGCSSTGFLKTVRVNALPIPDFDFVDLSGTATGQACQLEKIGFTNKSYYQNFDGTEILSPAMDMFYQWDFGNGYKIVTPFDTTYTYNSYGEMAVRLIATVPGFGCTDSLTRVIKVDPRPVPAFRFIVGGGEINGVAQGVCEGVDILLTNDSEIGDDTPLTYRWDFGDESDLSEEPEPIHEYLYSPDNYRVSLEATSVPYGCVFSDTIPLTIHPAPTGDFHMEFDELAINDICSDVDVDFINNSDIADGSSLSYAWNFNDGSSTFNDATLSHAFSDPRVHTISLTRTTEKLCSNTVERYLTVHAFPVVDFVFNDVCDGLPVAFYDASSVQTDAISSYHWEFSDGGTSDQQNPQHEYATFGSYAVKLTAANTSAPNIAAKNAYSCVASAEKTVEVFQRPSFNIGPLGLSCSGSFTIDPSTDPANYIPPGTSFTWYNALGQQLSTGTTLDVYESGVYKAVLTTDNPQNCESSFSIPVYIVEQGDLGANRTVCESTVLDATPANRPFTGAITYQWAKDGSPLSENSASLLVTESGNYSVTVTYSPNSGTMTPFCSYSDDVIITIDDVPALDLGDDVLACQGETTTLVSNISGDSYVWVNIASGDELGYNPTLEVAEAGQYQLRVEAGTCSVSDVVSISLLAAPEAGFLASALRVCEGEEVSFTDISFSMTAGDPIVARQWSFDNGETADTADPSITYLTAGTYSVELEIQTQNGCTNTSSRDIVVDAPPAVSFDAENACQGTSVGFTNTSTTTASPVTYLWTFGDGTTSTQESPLHTFDEAGLFDVTLKITSGKCTEEYSEQIEIYPAPELDFASTSVTCGTQLILDAGSPGAIYRWYDVASGSTLGANQTYMVTANMAIGVEVTTPNGCLLTDETTVTLNSPVQIDLGPDREVCGPVTLDAGAFPNGTYAWSTGETTRKISVTTSGLYSVSFVDQNGCTDSDEVFITVSPLPSVDLGENITACSGSTVTLNAKNPGAQFLWSTGERSQSIAVAETGTYTVRVSVGNCWVEDAIVVSFLASPELDIAYTGQCEGDAISFEPIVSNDTGTLSYLWSFGDGTQSANSQPDKIFSVANTYNVTVVATNADGCKAEVSKLVAVQPSPKPNFVFKNVCEDEELVFTNTTSYAGDPDQVSYTWDFGDGNTSEAFQPTHSYQAKGRYFVTLAASTDAACERTQTKEIVVNEGPSLNLPESIETCESTFLLDAGNPGNTYKWQNNSSNRTYLATQSGTYTVRVTNTNGCAVSGAVEVTLLESELPNLGEDREACGDEVLDPMISAASYLWSTGQTTPTITANETGTYWVETISNDLCIHRDTVNLIVYPRPVISLGDDIVLCKGEPLTLDATSDIASTYKWSNGSTGPLLAVTSSGTYGVTLTSPKGCTFYEEIKVTVNELPALAFAEEYEACESLLLGVTNIRSEFLWSTGSTEKNIKITESDTYWLKISDRNGCVNADTAQVVIRPKPTVDLGPDVVLCYGETVELDAGAQAGYLWNDLSTNRLKSAGATGSYTVTVTNEFGCENSDKINVTVKPTLGLNLAAEALICSPEEFFLDAGVADVAYAWTSNTGYTSTDKIIYPTEPGTYYLQVTATDGCVETDVVEVKETTQKIKASFLIPSEVAVEEEVHFVQLTEPEPISFKWTFGDGFSSVRANPSYIYYRPADYTVSLTVSNGVCSDTEEKLLRVLEFRPSEPATDKVRLLELYRSNLYPNPAEDVVKIDLELSDEAPVLVQIFNLSGLKVAEYEFVGIEEVVEFNMSGMTPGSYIMAIQSGRISKTIRFVKTF, encoded by the coding sequence ATGAGAATCTTCCGCTACATATCACCATCGATTAAATGGCTCCGCCTGGGGCTACTGTTGATAGCCCTCCTGTTTTATAACAGCAGTCGAGGCCAGGTTTCTGTTAGCAACCGAAATATTCCAATAGATATACATACAGACGCAATATTTTTCATTCCGGGCAGCTATACCGACAACTCGACAGATGGTGATGGCAAGATTATATTGGCAGGGACACTGATCGTAAATGGAGATATTAGCAACAATGGGGCAACAACTTTGATAGCTAAGCCCGCCAATCCGGGAACTCAGTATCTAACCGGAACAGGAGATCAGACACTTGCAGTCGGCACTGCTGATACAACCTACCTTGCAAATTTTATCCTCTCGAAGCCCAGCGGGTCATTTATCCTGCCGTTTAAGAAAAATGTTCTTTTCGGGCAAAAGTTAACATTCAGTTCAGGCAAAATAAGTCTGGTAAACAGTCAGGTCTATCTTAAGTATGGTGGGGCACTTGTAAGCGAATCTCTTGCTTCGAGGTTTACTGGTATCGGCTTCGTTAGTGCTAAGGTTCCCGCAGTAACAACTGATACTGAAAATCTTAATATCGCCGGAATGGGGCTTATAGTAGACATTGGCTCAGACGGAATGGGAGCATCCGTTGTAACAAGGTATCATATACCGGCAGGTATAAAAAGATTTGATGTGGCAAATGATGCCACCATTCTTAAATATTTTGAAATAACGTTTGGAGAAGAAGCAGGCATTTTTGACAACATGACATTCAACTTTTTCAGTGGTACTGAAGAGATGAACTCACTAGGAAGCTCGGCATTGGCCGTTTATACCTCGAGCGACAACGGATCATCTTGGCTTATGCTTGATGCGGTCGTACCATCCGGCTCAAGCAGCATTACGAATAGCGACGTTAAATTTGAACCAAATTCGACAAACCTTATCGTTGTTGCAGAAACTTGTGACAACGACCATAAACCCAAAGCTGTACCAACCTCAAACAATGAATCCGCCCTAATTCAGGAGGGCAATACCACAATTAAGGTCTGCTATGGCGGTGAGTTAGATTTAAGTTCAACCGCAGACTACCATCACTGGATCGTCAACGGAGTGGTAATACCATCCTCTTCCGTAGACACTTACATTTTTGATCTGACCGACCCGTTAACTGATGGTGCAAAAATCACCCTCTTTGAACGAAACAACAGAGGCTGCGAAAAAGCTATTGAATATACGATAAACGTGTTGTCATTGCCCATAGCGGACTTCTCTCACTCACCGGAAAACGATCAATCGTGTTATGGTGCCGACATGCGATTTCTTAATGAGTCTCTACCCGTCGAATCGGGTACCGATTTCGACCTTGTTGCATGGTATTGGGACTTCAAGGATAACGACATTACCAGCACGCTTGAGGAACCAACCCATGTTTTTTCTGACACAGGAAAGTTTGCGGTAACCTTGGTAACGGAAAATAGATTTGGTTGCAGCAGCACTGGTTTTTTGAAAACGGTAAGAGTGAATGCATTGCCTATTCCTGACTTTGATTTTGTGGATCTTTCGGGCACTGCAACCGGGCAAGCATGCCAATTGGAAAAAATAGGGTTTACAAATAAAAGCTACTACCAAAACTTCGACGGTACTGAAATCTTAAGCCCAGCTATGGACATGTTTTATCAGTGGGATTTTGGCAATGGTTATAAAATTGTTACCCCTTTTGATACTACATATACATACAATAGCTACGGTGAAATGGCAGTAAGGCTGATTGCAACAGTCCCAGGTTTTGGATGTACGGACAGTCTTACAAGAGTCATCAAGGTGGATCCAAGGCCAGTGCCAGCTTTCCGCTTTATCGTTGGAGGAGGTGAGATAAATGGAGTAGCCCAGGGGGTCTGTGAGGGGGTTGATATTCTTTTGACCAACGATAGCGAAATTGGGGACGACACACCACTTACCTATCGTTGGGATTTTGGCGATGAGTCTGACCTTAGCGAAGAGCCGGAACCAATTCACGAGTACCTGTATTCACCTGATAATTATCGGGTATCGCTGGAAGCTACTTCGGTGCCGTACGGTTGTGTTTTCTCAGACACAATACCGTTGACCATCCACCCTGCCCCCACCGGCGATTTTCACATGGAATTCGACGAGCTGGCCATCAATGATATTTGCTCCGATGTGGATGTTGACTTTATCAACAATTCTGACATTGCTGACGGCTCGTCTCTTTCCTACGCTTGGAACTTCAATGATGGCTCTAGCACCTTCAACGACGCAACACTTTCGCATGCCTTCTCCGACCCAAGAGTTCACACCATCTCGCTTACCCGGACTACCGAAAAGCTCTGTTCCAACACCGTTGAGCGGTATCTTACCGTTCATGCTTTTCCTGTAGTCGATTTTGTTTTCAATGATGTGTGCGATGGCCTGCCTGTAGCTTTTTATGATGCCTCCAGCGTGCAAACGGACGCCATTTCCTCCTACCACTGGGAATTTAGTGATGGCGGCACATCAGACCAACAGAACCCCCAGCATGAATACGCCACTTTCGGAAGCTACGCCGTGAAGTTGACCGCCGCAAATACTTCGGCCCCTAATATCGCCGCTAAGAATGCCTACAGTTGTGTGGCCTCTGCTGAAAAAACCGTAGAAGTCTTTCAAAGGCCGTCGTTCAACATTGGCCCCCTGGGCCTCAGTTGCTCCGGCTCCTTCACCATTGATCCATCGACCGATCCTGCTAATTATATACCACCGGGCACTTCTTTTACCTGGTACAATGCGCTGGGCCAGCAACTGTCCACAGGCACCACCCTCGATGTGTATGAATCCGGCGTTTATAAGGCCGTGTTGACCACAGACAACCCGCAAAATTGTGAATCCTCTTTCTCCATCCCAGTATATATCGTTGAGCAAGGAGACCTTGGTGCCAACCGAACTGTGTGTGAAAGTACAGTACTGGATGCCACTCCAGCGAATCGCCCTTTTACTGGAGCAATAACTTATCAATGGGCGAAAGATGGCTCTCCTTTGTCAGAAAACAGCGCCAGCCTGCTGGTGACAGAATCTGGTAACTATTCTGTGACAGTTACCTATTCACCCAACAGCGGTACCATGACACCCTTTTGTTCCTATTCAGACGATGTGATTATCACCATCGATGATGTCCCGGCGCTCGACCTTGGAGACGATGTGCTTGCTTGCCAGGGAGAAACCACCACACTTGTGTCTAATATTAGCGGCGATTCCTATGTGTGGGTAAATATCGCCTCGGGCGACGAATTGGGCTATAATCCTACCCTTGAAGTAGCTGAAGCGGGGCAATACCAGTTGAGGGTGGAAGCTGGCACCTGTTCTGTTTCCGATGTTGTTTCCATTAGCCTGCTGGCAGCCCCTGAGGCAGGTTTTTTAGCAAGCGCCCTTCGGGTTTGCGAAGGGGAAGAAGTTTCCTTTACTGACATCTCATTTTCAATGACCGCAGGCGATCCCATTGTTGCACGCCAATGGTCCTTCGATAATGGCGAAACGGCCGACACCGCCGATCCTTCCATCACCTACCTTACTGCCGGGACTTACTCCGTGGAGCTTGAAATACAAACCCAAAATGGGTGTACCAACACTTCTTCCAGAGATATCGTTGTGGACGCCCCTCCGGCAGTGTCTTTCGACGCAGAAAATGCCTGCCAGGGAACTTCAGTCGGCTTTACCAACACCTCAACAACCACCGCTTCTCCTGTTACCTATCTCTGGACTTTTGGCGATGGCACCACCTCCACACAAGAAAGCCCTCTCCACACCTTCGACGAAGCCGGTTTATTTGATGTAACCCTCAAGATCACTTCGGGAAAGTGTACGGAAGAATATTCAGAGCAAATAGAGATCTACCCAGCACCAGAACTAGATTTTGCCTCTACTTCTGTTACCTGCGGCACCCAGCTTATTCTTGACGCTGGCAGTCCTGGCGCTATCTACAGGTGGTACGATGTTGCCTCCGGAAGCACACTTGGAGCCAACCAAACCTATATGGTAACGGCTAACATGGCCATAGGCGTTGAAGTGACAACCCCGAATGGCTGCCTGCTAACCGACGAAACAACCGTGACCCTCAACAGCCCTGTTCAAATTGATTTGGGTCCAGACAGGGAAGTTTGCGGCCCCGTCACCCTGGACGCAGGGGCTTTCCCCAATGGCACCTACGCCTGGTCGACTGGTGAAACCACAAGAAAAATTAGTGTAACTACTTCGGGCTTATACAGTGTTTCTTTTGTGGATCAAAATGGCTGTACCGACTCGGATGAGGTATTTATCACTGTCTCTCCCTTGCCATCTGTCGATCTGGGGGAAAATATCACAGCTTGCTCAGGCAGTACTGTGACCCTCAATGCAAAAAACCCGGGGGCTCAGTTCCTCTGGTCGACTGGCGAAAGAAGCCAAAGCATTGCTGTTGCCGAAACCGGCACTTACACCGTCCGGGTAAGTGTCGGCAACTGTTGGGTAGAAGATGCCATCGTAGTGTCCTTCCTTGCGTCGCCCGAGCTGGACATCGCTTATACCGGCCAGTGTGAAGGTGATGCTATCAGCTTTGAACCGATAGTATCCAATGACACTGGCACCTTGAGCTACCTCTGGTCGTTTGGCGACGGCACCCAATCGGCGAACAGTCAACCAGACAAGATTTTCAGTGTAGCCAATACCTACAACGTGACCGTGGTGGCTACCAATGCCGATGGGTGTAAAGCGGAGGTCAGCAAGTTAGTGGCTGTGCAACCTTCTCCCAAGCCCAACTTTGTGTTTAAAAACGTTTGTGAGGATGAAGAGCTTGTATTCACAAATACCACTTCTTATGCCGGGGATCCAGATCAGGTTTCCTATACCTGGGACTTTGGTGATGGAAACACCTCTGAAGCTTTTCAGCCCACCCATAGCTACCAGGCAAAGGGTCGCTATTTTGTAACCTTAGCTGCATCTACGGATGCAGCTTGCGAGAGAACCCAAACAAAAGAAATAGTGGTTAACGAGGGGCCTTCGCTCAACCTACCTGAGTCCATAGAAACCTGCGAATCCACTTTTCTGCTGGATGCAGGAAACCCTGGAAACACCTATAAATGGCAAAACAACTCCTCCAACCGGACATACTTAGCAACACAAAGCGGTACCTATACGGTTCGGGTCACCAATACGAATGGCTGCGCCGTGTCGGGAGCTGTTGAAGTGACTCTTCTCGAATCGGAGCTGCCAAACCTGGGAGAAGACCGGGAAGCCTGCGGAGACGAAGTGCTTGATCCGATGATCAGTGCCGCCAGCTATTTGTGGTCGACGGGGCAAACGACTCCCACAATAACCGCCAACGAGACGGGCACCTACTGGGTGGAAACCATCAGCAATGACCTATGTATCCACAGAGACACCGTTAACCTGATCGTTTATCCCAGGCCTGTGATCTCGTTAGGCGACGACATAGTGTTGTGTAAAGGAGAGCCTCTCACACTTGACGCTACTTCAGACATAGCCAGCACTTACAAATGGAGTAATGGCTCCACCGGCCCACTGCTTGCTGTCACCTCCTCGGGCACTTACGGCGTCACACTCACCAGCCCTAAAGGATGCACGTTCTATGAAGAAATTAAAGTCACAGTTAACGAACTTCCCGCCCTGGCATTTGCTGAGGAATATGAAGCGTGCGAAAGCCTGCTGCTGGGAGTGACCAATATCAGAAGTGAGTTTTTGTGGTCAACAGGCAGCACCGAAAAGAACATAAAGATTACGGAAAGTGATACCTACTGGCTCAAAATTTCGGACCGCAATGGTTGTGTGAATGCGGATACCGCTCAGGTGGTGATCCGGCCCAAGCCCACCGTTGATCTGGGGCCTGATGTCGTGCTTTGCTATGGCGAAACAGTTGAGCTGGATGCAGGTGCGCAGGCTGGATACCTCTGGAATGATTTGTCAACCAATCGATTGAAGTCAGCAGGAGCAACTGGTTCCTATACTGTCACTGTAACCAATGAGTTCGGCTGTGAAAACAGTGACAAAATCAACGTAACCGTCAAACCAACACTGGGCCTCAACCTGGCAGCCGAGGCTTTGATTTGCTCCCCGGAAGAATTCTTCCTGGATGCCGGCGTGGCCGATGTGGCTTATGCCTGGACATCGAATACTGGCTATACGTCAACAGACAAAATCATTTACCCAACGGAGCCCGGCACTTATTACCTGCAAGTGACCGCAACAGACGGCTGCGTTGAAACAGACGTGGTGGAGGTGAAGGAAACGACGCAGAAAATAAAGGCCAGCTTCCTTATCCCCAGTGAAGTGGCTGTGGAGGAGGAGGTGCATTTTGTGCAGCTGACCGAACCCGAGCCGATTTCTTTCAAATGGACGTTTGGCGATGGGTTTTCGTCGGTGAGGGCCAACCCTTCCTATATCTATTACCGGCCCGCAGACTACACGGTGAGCCTGACGGTGTCGAACGGTGTGTGCTCCGACACGGAGGAGAAGCTACTGAGGGTGCTGGAGTTCAGGCCGTCGGAGCCAGCCACCGACAAGGTGAGGCTGCTGGAGCTGTACCGCAGCAACCTCTACCCCAACCCCGCTGAAGATGTGGTGAAAATTGACCTGGAGCTGAGCGACGAAGCGCCGGTGCTGGTGCAGATATTCAACCTGAGTGGGCTCAAAGTGGCAGAGTACGAATTTGTGGGGATAGAGGAGGTGGTGGAGTTCAACATGAGCGGCATGACGCCTGGCTCCTACATCATGGCCATTCAATCAGGGAGAATTTCGAAAACGATCAGGTTTGTAAAGACATTTTAA